The DNA sequence ttattttttttgtcatATACAATTTTAGCCCTTTTTGTTATATACAATTTTAGCCTATGCTACTGCTTTTCACATCCAGTAGAGAAGAGAACTAGCAGAAGAATCAGATAATTTTTTAATTCCCTTTTATTTATTCCTAAAGACCAGTTTCTGTACTAATATCATAAGAAGGAAGTCACTGAACTAGGATCAGCGGATAGGCTACAGAGCCAATAAACAAACAAACCACTGACACAAATTATGTATCATACATCAAACTTAAAATTCTGAACAACGGGTTAACTATGCCAACTTTAGTTTAACTCAAAATATAATCAATGTACTAACTACTCAATGTGACAACTGGATAAAAGCAAACCTTTGCACAATCTCCAAGCCAACTCATGATACTTCTAGCAGCTTCAAACATCTCTCCTAAGGCAGTCAAGGTGGTCTGACCATGTGACAAAAGATAATTAGAACAAGTACAAAAGCAGATACAGAACAGCATTGGAAGGTCATATTGCAGAAACATTGATGCTAAATAGACATCAGAAAGTATAGACACGAAATTCAACAGCAATTGCATGGACCTCTAAATGTAATTTACACATTTTGCAAACTACTCACTCCATCCCAAAACATTTCCCAATATGACACCAAAGATCAAGGTTGGTGCCGGCCAAAGCCAAATTCAAGACTTAATGTCAAAAAATGTTTCTCCGAATGGAAAAATGATAAACTAGGAAGAAGTACTATTATGTAGAAGATTTAAAATTTTGTAAGACAGCATAAATTTATCTGAAATGCGTTTTAACCAAAGTTAAATTTGACTGTTGGAGAATGGATGCAAGCCTTATAGGATATGACTTCCTATAAGGCTTTAACATTAACTAGGAGAATATGTTGGACCCCTACATTGACTTTGTGTTTAGTCGGGATAGAATAGAAGAAAAATTGCATCGAGAATCATGAAAAGATGACCCCATATTACTAGTAGATAATATTAAAAGCATAATATTTTTTCCTTCCAAAGAATGTAGGCACACTTTCAGGACTAACCACAAGGAAAGGATTATCCTTTTGAGATATATAGAGCATTATTTACTACGCCATGCACATCATTTACCATAAATCCACTATATGCATATAGAAAGGCCCAAGCAGATTAAAATAATATAAGTTCATACTTTTGCTGCATAGCAAGCAGCTGCAAACAACTCATTGTCATCTTCAATAACACCACGCTCCTTCAATCTTTTCTTGATTTGGTCGCGAGCACCAATATATGTGACACCGTACACTGATGTCATAACTGTTTGCTTGACCAACTTCCTGTCCACCTGAGTTAGCACATCAAAAGCAATACAATACAGAAGAAATATAATTCAGCATCTATGAGCAATTATTAGAATATAGAAACCAATTATCGAAGTAGGCTCATTGTGTATTACTCCATGACATTCCAAAAAGTTACAATTTTCCATCATGGACAGTATATAAACCAGAAGAATTTAGACACGTCAGAGGCAAACCTGGTTAATTAACAGCCTGGCACGCATCACATTTGGATCATTTGCTGGATCTTTAGCTGCATCTCTCTTCATAATATCAAGAACTCTGGTTGAACAAAGGAACTTACAATCATGATACAGAAAAGCATAGTGTCCTGTCAAAGGTTGACTCAGAactaagattaatcacaaaggcATTCCTATCAACCGCCAACCAAGGACAGGGTGATTGTTGTTCCAACCAAGCTGTTTTGGCAACTAAATCCAGAAGCTTTTACATAGGTTACTGAAATAGGAAAGGAGAATCATTTTCATGCAGTACTAGTAATACAATACTGTTACCATTACTACACAAAAAGATCCTCTCTATATATGCAATTTACATCTAATCCTGAGCCCATGAATCACTATTACAACAGCTTACATCCAAGTATTTAGCTATCACTAGTTAGCCTTTGTAGAATGATATCAATCAATAATCTTCTTACGTCAAAGACGAGACACAGTGAATTTTAACAAACATACTTAAGCATTTTCTACAGCTCGTCTCAGATTGGAATCTCCTAGAACTGAGAGCCACGTTGAAGATTCTAAGATTCATATTACCGACcacaacttgtttgggactgaggcatacttgttgTGAAGGAGTGAATgcaaaagaaaggaagaaaagaaagGAGGGAAAGTACGGTTTACGGGTTTAGTGGTCAAATAGTAACTCACCGAGCAGCAATTCCAGAGTAAACATCAGCAGGCTTGTCTCCAGCAACAAGATTGACTGCAGCTGCTCCTAACTGTAAAGTAATCCAGACTGAGTCAAAACTATGCCAACTCAAAACATGTTAATCTCACAACTCAAGCCCAGAGCAGGCATACTTCGCATCAAACAGAGACAGCTTGTTCAGTGAGTCAATCTCACAAAGTCTCAAAGAAGACAACTAAAAAAGACATGCTTTACCTTATCCCTACCAAGGGCAGCATAATGTTGTAGCCCATTGCACGAACCATCCTTCATTAAAAAGTTATAAGCAGACAATCAGATTCAAAGTTTaggtaaaacttcaaaacatGTCATATGCATGCAACTCAACATTTAGGTAAGGCTCAACATAGAAAACATTTAGGTAAGGCTACCACAGATTAAAATGTATAGTTCAGCCTCATCCTTTTGATTAACCGTTGGCTCTTCAACAATTGTTAATCTTAACAGATGGGTATTTATTTATTCACGAGTTTAATTTTTCTATAGATTTCACGAGAAATATTAGTTATCATGtatttttttattaactaaaaACGATTAACTAAATGTATTATTCATAAAGCACGGACactaaaatcaaataaaatagcACGGTTTTTTTCTAAGGTTCTCCTTTTCAACAAAACCACTTCTATTTCACTAAATTAATGAAAAAATAAAGGGATAACCCAGAACAACAAAACGAAAGGAGAGTTTACAGCCTATATCATACAACCATCGACAGTAAGCTAAAACAAATATCACACTGTCGAGCTATGGCTTTGTAAAGTTTACAAACGGTGATTAATAAAAAAttagttaccaaaaaaaaaaatcacacaGCAGTATGTTGGCAGTTCTACAGCAAGAATCACTTTACTCAAATGTCTTACTGCTTATGTAAACATGCCGAAAATGCAAAAGAAGAGCCAACATATGTAGGTGTCAGTAACTCCAATAATACAGAACTAAAATAAAATTGTCATCGAGCAAAAGCACTATCTGACctgaataaataagaaaaccATATCACCTCAGTGTTTCAAGGGAATTTAACCAGTTTTCACTGTGAAACTCAATGTGCATAATTCAGCTTCAGAAGCTTTCATTCAGAAAATTAGAACCAGCACAAAATTTCTACAAGTCACAAGTTGGAACTTGTTGCATGTAATTAAAGAGCATTTTGCAAAATCTTAGCCCACGTTTAATATGTTTGCCTAACGGGCACATTAACTCCCATTGTATGTGATAGCATATGAATGCCATGCAATTTAAGATATCAGTTTGATTTATGTACAAGGAAACTATAATTCAAAAGTTAATTATCAAACAAAGATCACACCAAAGGTTAAATTTGGTTGATGGGTTTTTTGTAAGTAATTTGGTTAAAATTTGAATTACCAAAACTTGTGAAAGCTGTATAAATAATCTTATTGATAGAACGGCGTCGTGCCTTTTGGAACTCTCTAAAACAGACTCCAGTCATAGTTTTCAGGCCAAAGCAAGTGAAATGTACTCTAAACAATCAGATTGTAGCAGAATGCCACATGGCTATGGtaccagtgttgtcaaaggctctCTTGAGGGGTGCGCTTAAGCCCTAAAGCCAGGTGCAAATTGGGTTTTGAGCTACTCCTTGTTTAAGCAGCACTTGAATGCAGGCACTAAGGTGCTTGATCAAATAAATGCAGGCATTAAGGCATGCACCCCATTGCCCTTGACCTCTGCCTTGAAGAGAGCGACATTAAATAAAAACATTTCACTTAATTCTATGGTTTTCAATTCTTTCGACTGCATAATTGTGGTTTGGGTCAGAGTTATCATTCTTGCAACACAtatatttcttcttttttccgGTGGCGCCTTTATTCATTAAAACCCGCACTTTATTAGCATGTTCCTCTTAAAGCCCCAACAGATTTCAGCATTTTATTTGttttgagatggatgtgtgggtgtaccacgatggataagattaggaatgaagctATTCGGGACAAAGTGGCAGTGGCCTCcgtggaggataagatgcgggagtcggggctgagatggttcgggcatgttaagaggagaagcgTTTATGCTcttgttaggaggtgtgagaggttgaccatggCGGGTTCGAGATGAGGTCGAGGCAGACCTAAGAAATgctaaggtctgcatacacactaccctccccaaaccccacatATGGGAATGTAcgaggtatgttgttgttgttgttttatttgttttttataaCATTAAAGGGCACAGTAGTTATTTGGCACAAAAGAACTAATGGACTATTAGATCTCATGACAGTGAGACCTCAACTATCTAAATGGCACCATTAATTTGAGGGCAGTCACACAAACCGAAGTCAATCAATCCCACTCGTAGAgacactcccccccccccccccccacaaaaaaGGCTAAGCAATTTTGATCAACCTCTCAAAGTGATTGAGGAAGCCCTAAAACCATGAGAATGACTTCACAGCAATATACCATACAGTCACAAGCTATACACCCTGCATGACCATCTACACTAGTTGTGCGCATCATCTAGAATTAGTAAATCTAGAAAAATCACGCAACACCAAAGAGTTAGCTTTTCTTTCTTGCAGTCCTTTTCATCTAAGGAGCTTTCAATAAGTTCAAACTAAGTGAACATACATTATATACCACAAACATTCTCACATTATCTATTACCTGGTGAATGGGCATATAAGATATAGCGGTCTCTGGAGACGGGCTTCTCAATGCTTCAGCTATATTAATACATGTTGCTAAGCATTGAAAAGGATCTTCCGCCCCCAACCACCACCGCTTTCCTTCCAGTGGCCTTTCTGCAGAGTCAAAAATATCCTCCAGATGGTTTTCACTGAATGCTACACGACCTTCATATGATAACTTATCAACACCACCACCGTATACATTCGCTAGATGTATCTTCAGCCAGCGTAAACCAGACGTTCCAAGTGGGCGCCCCTCCGCGAATTCGAGGATTCCACGGCACAAATCAGAGCCAAGATGGTTCAAATACGGGTGCATAGGGTATGCACGACCACGAAAATCAAGATTATGTGGATAATAAAAACCATCTTCATCCTTCATTTTCCGTGCAACCTGCTCTTCAAAATAAAAGGTCATGGAGTTCTGTTCATCAACATAAGAAAAAAAGGTAAAAGAATTTAAGATGAGGATACAACTTACGGCTAGTTTGAGTTCTATATCACACCGCTGAGAATGCCTCTCGCAGTTCTCTTTTTTCACACCTTTAACTTTCCACTTCCATTTCCTGATTTCTGCTTCATCTTCTGTGTCCGGCGCTTCTGGTAAAGGTACCTGAAATCAACTCACCTCTAAGAAAACATGCATGTAGTTAAACAAACCTCAAGAAGCAAGGGAAAACATAATCTCAACATAGTGTCGTCACCCACATCTTCCCTGTCAACTAAATCAGCAAGACGGCCTCCACTAGCCCATATTCTGTCTACTATGCCAAGTACCTTTCTATTCACCCTCCATTTGGTATTACCAAGAGTGTCAAGTGCCTGAACCGCCAAAATATAGAAGTGAAAAACGAGGCCTGAATTCTTTTTCtccatttgggggggggggggggggggttatgaGATGGAGTTGAGCTCGAAATCTATTGAATACTATGTAgaagaaacaaaacaaaaagggAACATCTGCCTGACAAACCTGGAAAACAGGTTCCAATTGCTTCTTTGGAACTCTTTTAACTGCTTCACGCTGCTGTTTTGCTCCATGTGTCCGCATAATGTATGATGGTAAAAATAAGTAACCACCTTTGTCATACCTGCCAGAAAATATGAAACTTTAACCCAATTCATACATGGTGTTGAGACCCAATATTACTAAACCAGGCAACCGATGCTTATATGTGCTCATATTGCCAACCACATATTGCCAACCACAGAAAGTCAATACGCCTTATTCACATATCAGTTTAGCTTTATCTGAACACACATCTAACTACCATTGGAGCAAAATTATCATATGAGTCGTTAAAGCTCAACCATATGCTTCAGGAAGAAGCAAATACCAATAACAGATTACACACCAACGGTGGCTCATAGGCACTTCGATCAATAATTCTAGCATTGAGAATAAGTGAGAAATCTCATTCCATAAATTATCTTGAGAATGGACTTGACACACCTCAAAGTTACTAAAATTCCAGCCAACAGGGAACAAAAGCCTTTATTCTTTTTTTGAAAAGAAAACAGAAGCCTTTATTCACTAGGGCAGAAAGGAGAAAATAGAATAGAGTAACCATCTAAACTCAAGTATCTAATATACAGACTGGAAACAAGAAAAGATATACAAACTAACCCTAACCAACTCTGTGGAGGAACCAGCATCGGCATATATGGAATCACCATGTGTCTAGCCTGTTCACGAGCACAAATTTACTGTAATTACAATTCCTCTAAGAAAATTTGATTAACCAGGAGAATCACATTATCACCCAGCAGGCAATGAATACCCACGAAATACTGTACTCACAGTTTTATCAAGGCCTTTACGAACAAGTGGATCACATTGAATCACGCCGTATCTCCTGCTACCTTTCCTGTAATCACAGAAGCCACAAAAAGATATCAACAATGATCTGAGATGTTGTTATCTACAGCAAACCCCTTGTTGAAAAGAGTAGATTTCTTTTCTTCATTTCCTCTACGTCTCAATTGGGGCTACTGAGGGGAAGGGCTTCATCGTATTAAGTTTGTACTCACATTGTTTCTACAGTTTTGAGGGTGTGCACAAATGCTGGCCGAATATCTGGTGGACCATCATCTAACTGATCATTTGGAGGCTGTATATACGCAGTTTCCATTAATATCTGAATCAATCGGCACCCAACCTATAAAAAGGTATTATTTCAGCAAAAGCATCATAAATTATGATAAGTACAACCACAAGGGCAGGCCAATAGAAAGGAAACTTCAATACTAATCTTACCAAGGTGATAAAGGGAAGACTGTTAAAGACAAACCTTGACAAGGTTATCCTGGCCCCAAGGCTTTTCATCATCCTGCTGCTTCACTATCTTTCTAACCTGCTGCAGCTTTTGTTTCTTCAtcaaaaattttacttttttcctgagcctctctctttctttcatcATATCACCAGGTGTTTCTTCCAAGTCACCACTCAATGCATTGCTTTTCTTGGTCTTCTCCAAAAATCTATGTATTCTGGCCTGAgaaggaattgaaagaggagTAAATGAACTAGACAAGCCTGGCTGAACAGCTCTTTTTTTGATATATACTAATATTTAATTAGACATGAGAAACGCTTCTAAACTTCGGCTGACAAATTGAGACAACAAACCAAAAACCATAAAGTTCCCAATAGCCTAAAAGATTCACTTAAAGAAAAAGCCATGATATGATGGCACTATATACAAATAGCCTATTGATATAGCAGAAGAACATACAATACAAGAACTCAGAAGAACAGCACAATGTTTATTAACTTTAGCTGATACTACGGGTCAAGAACCATAATTCTGGGCTCAATGTGATAGATGAAGCAACTTTCTTGTGAATTGGAGAGGCAGTAAATTAGTAAATAAATACAAAGCACTCACAGAGGTCATATGATGAAATAATGGCGCCCTCATTCATTGCCCAAACTCTGAAAGAGGAGGGCACAAAGAATACAGACATGTTAATCTGGAGGAAGCATCTAAAAGATCATCTCTTAGGTGCTTGCAAATAGACTGCACAAGGTACTGGAAGACACTGTCAACTTCACAAAGTGTTTTTGTGCAAAGGAAGAGAAACATGCAGCCTTGGTGGCACGAGCTAGTGGACTCCAAGAGAAAGGATAGCATCCAAGGGATTCTTGGAATTGGAGAAGCTTATGACAGAGTTGTCAAAGCGAAAAGCCCCAAAAAAAGGCCAAAGTTTGTTGGAGCTTTTAAGCGGAAAGCACAATTAAAACATGGgcgaagaaaaaataaaaaatagaaa is a window from the Nicotiana tomentosiformis chromosome 10, ASM39032v3, whole genome shotgun sequence genome containing:
- the LOC104118135 gene encoding DNA-directed RNA polymerase 1B, mitochondrial isoform X2, which encodes MWRYISKHAYSRKFRNSHDSALLGFSQYSSSFGKTRPLQCLCEESTTHPNLGLSQNSIFSRISRKVRHLEGICEESSKNPHLGLSQNSIFSSVKGDFRICGKRGSGSLGRLRSYGSAAEAIVSTSEEDIDEIQELIEEMDKENEALKANLQPKQPKTIGGMGVGKYNLLRRRQIKVETEAWEEAAKEYQELLMDMCEQKLAPNLPYMKSLFLGWFEPLRDAIAAEQKLCDEGKNRGAYAPFFDQLPAEMMAVITMHKLMGLLMTGGGTGSARVVQAASYIGEAIEHEARIHRFLEKTKKSNALSGDLEETPGDMMKERERLRKKVKFLMKKQKLQQVRKIVKQQDDEKPWGQDNLVKVGCRLIQILMETAYIQPPNDQLDDGPPDIRPAFVHTLKTVETMKGSRRYGVIQCDPLVRKGLDKTARHMVIPYMPMLVPPQSWLGYDKGGYLFLPSYIMRTHGAKQQREAVKRVPKKQLEPVFQVPLPEAPDTEDEAEIRKWKWKVKGVKKENCERHSQRCDIELKLAVARKMKDEDGFYYPHNLDFRGRAYPMHPYLNHLGSDLCRGILEFAEGRPLGTSGLRWLKIHLANVYGGGVDKLSYEGRVAFSENHLEDIFDSAERPLEGKRWWLGAEDPFQCLATCINIAEALRSPSPETAISYMPIHQDGSCNGLQHYAALGRDKLGAAAVNLVAGDKPADVYSGIAARVLDIMKRDAAKDPANDPNVMRARLLINQVDRKLVKQTVMTSVYGVTYIGARDQIKKRLKERGVIEDDNELFAAACYAAKTTLTALGEMFEAARSIMSWLGDCAKIIAMENHPVRWTTPLGLPVVQPYRKLGRHLIKTSLQILTLQRETDKVMVKRQRTAFPPNFVHSLDGSHMMMTAIACKESGLSFAGVHDSYWTHACDVDQMNKILREKFVELYDAPILENLLESFQQSFPDLQFPPLPERGDFDLREVLESPYFFN
- the LOC104118135 gene encoding DNA-directed RNA polymerase 1B, mitochondrial isoform X1, coding for MWRYISKHAYSRKFRNSHDSALLGFSQYSSSFGKTRPLQCLCEESTTHPNLGLSQNSIFSRISRKVRHLEGICEESSKNPHLGLSQNSIFSSVKGDFRICGKRGSGSLGRLRSYGSAAEAIVSTSEEDIDEIQELIEEMDKENEALKANLQPKQPKTIGGMGVGKYNLLRRRQIKVETEAWEEAAKEYQELLMDMCEQKLAPNLPYMKSLFLGWFEPLRDAIAAEQKLCDEGKNRGAYAPFFDQLPAEMMAVITMHKLMGLLMTGGGTGSARVVQAASYIGEAIEHEARIHRFLEKTKKSNALSGDLEETPGDMMKERERLRKKVKFLMKKQKLQQVRKIVKQQDDEKPWGQDNLVKVGCRLIQILMETAYIQPPNDQLDDGPPDIRPAFVHTLKTVETMKGSRRYGVIQCDPLVRKGLDKTARHMVIPYMPMLVPPQSWLGYDKGGYLFLPSYIMRTHGAKQQREAVKRVPKKQLEPVFQALDTLGNTKWRVNRKVLGIVDRIWASGGRLADLVDREDVPLPEAPDTEDEAEIRKWKWKVKGVKKENCERHSQRCDIELKLAVARKMKDEDGFYYPHNLDFRGRAYPMHPYLNHLGSDLCRGILEFAEGRPLGTSGLRWLKIHLANVYGGGVDKLSYEGRVAFSENHLEDIFDSAERPLEGKRWWLGAEDPFQCLATCINIAEALRSPSPETAISYMPIHQDGSCNGLQHYAALGRDKLGAAAVNLVAGDKPADVYSGIAARVLDIMKRDAAKDPANDPNVMRARLLINQVDRKLVKQTVMTSVYGVTYIGARDQIKKRLKERGVIEDDNELFAAACYAAKTTLTALGEMFEAARSIMSWLGDCAKIIAMENHPVRWTTPLGLPVVQPYRKLGRHLIKTSLQILTLQRETDKVMVKRQRTAFPPNFVHSLDGSHMMMTAIACKESGLSFAGVHDSYWTHACDVDQMNKILREKFVELYDAPILENLLESFQQSFPDLQFPPLPERGDFDLREVLESPYFFN